In the genome of Hymenobacter taeanensis, one region contains:
- a CDS encoding DUF3109 family protein, which produces MIIIQNTVISDDVRDNFFVCNLEACKGACCVEGDLGAPLEAGELQILEQEYAAIKPFLTEAGQQAIEQQGLYIKDWEGDYSTTTINDRECAYALYDERGILKCGIEQAYLAGATSFKKPISCHLYPIRITKYEDFDALNYDRWNICNPACSFGANLGVRIYQFLKEPLVRKYGEEWYGELVHEIEHGTPA; this is translated from the coding sequence ATGATCATTATACAAAACACCGTCATCTCCGATGACGTGCGCGACAATTTTTTCGTCTGTAACCTGGAGGCCTGTAAAGGTGCCTGTTGCGTTGAGGGTGATTTGGGCGCTCCTCTGGAAGCAGGTGAGCTGCAGATTCTGGAACAGGAATACGCGGCCATCAAACCTTTCCTGACCGAAGCCGGCCAGCAGGCCATTGAGCAGCAAGGCCTTTATATAAAAGACTGGGAGGGGGATTACAGCACCACCACCATTAATGACCGGGAGTGTGCCTATGCGCTCTACGACGAGCGAGGCATCCTGAAATGCGGCATTGAGCAGGCCTACCTGGCCGGCGCTACCAGCTTCAAAAAGCCCATCAGCTGCCACTTATACCCCATCCGCATCACCAAGTACGAAGACTTCGACGCACTGAACTATGACCGTTGGAACATCTGCAACCCAGCCTGTTCCTTTGGCGCTAATCTGGGCGTCCGGATCTATCAGTTCCTTAAGGAACCGCTGGTGCGCAAGTATGGCGAAGAGTGGTATGGCGAGCTTGTGCACGAAATCGAGCACGGTACGCCAGCATAA